From one Gadus morhua chromosome 8, gadMor3.0, whole genome shotgun sequence genomic stretch:
- the dspa gene encoding desmoplakin-A isoform X2 — protein MSMYDSQSRMNTLGQRSGSRPDLSGASFRNDCGPMMHVGGNGYQGEYNDGYNQVYTSYSKSSMHGGGGSIGGGQQKMVYSTVGGGGGGGGGGGGGGGGGANVIGIQNKALFLHSQCQEYLQRAQHIIKTGGPAMEVEKLLSMSSESLEQLRRCANDLQQLRVPHDLFRSVDELQHMQGVIQQNMAGGMATTQRWSRGSLTSVDDSRSFNDAMGWIGQQKRLIETAPWGDDAEALDQQTISHNKFHNSIQRSVEVDRARDELNMSRDKPRLNTLEQEWSSLQKMSDKRFSELRELQGIIEEISRAIMWVNEREEEELVFDWGDKNIEQYIPRKQEGYSKMMSALEEKEKELNKLKTKVDGLLNKNHPASDKIEAYMDTLQTQWSWLLQITKCIHVHLKENAAYHQFFKEANETYGKLQKQHEHVRNKFTCDKQTSLESLLDLLKDLEKEKEKIMENKRQVQSLVTKSKSIVRLKPRNPEERSSSTVMVQALCDFKQDQKSILKGNEGILKDNSQRSKWQVTGPGGLDMLIPSVCLLIPPPNPLSIGLANKNEQYYEAIMGIWNQLYINIKSLIAWQYCSQDINYINSLTLTMLSKMRPDEYRTVIKRLETHYQEFLRTSQGSELFGEEEQKNIKGQFAFAQNHYDGLIVQLPTYTPAPVVPVVKPTVPSPTETSVKVVKVTKVTAPPPAPAPSTLSLSLLNDLDALRRRLEVTESSLTYHLHLPLGENSVRECSLNLQKLQVVSKDLDALHDEYIRLRERILKQLDGIPADSEQAKYLRSQLDYINLRIGDLQGLNNSYFNRLSCLKGVLQNMNQVQDVVQVNEVLLTEKDTTSLDTREVDEYRSTLKQMRLELDQKRDLLSAMDSELASAVQYNSQISRNFHKCDVDLTKYAEQVGQLNDRWSRIRSQIDSRLWDLEKQDKELRDYHKSSGNLETWIDNTRIRQDSLQTVKFTDIPALMDHLNQQKVLYNEIKGKHEKVEDVQKDAEICASSIKDYELQLASYSAGLETLLNVPIKRTMLKSPASTVRQEATVLHSSYVELLTRSGDYHKFLGEMLKSMEELKMRNTRIELLEEELRRLKESFQDRNHKNQSLEDALARYKLELSQSKEKLISLEEVKMTSVIQVNATRESLDSTQNQLKDLNDKLSRLQYQLDEEVRKRRLAEERYTSQQEEYESAVRRRQKELEEVNWSKIDLEKLVKDKERELERLKIQLEEEAARRRGAESEMSKTSMMIHESKSSFTELKQEREGLLSKMKMMEQDKIRQQRIEEELTRIKLSLETELRNKQRLTEENTSVRKDLAYFKSQFELRDSEKRQGDSDRDRADRERASMKSEVERLTRELRTLEETYKSQRLISEKESREMTLRRQTLEKEILMLQQRPSSLSRQTQTSEKVSTIDPSKLLFDGVRRKVTAHQLCDCGIISKSTLEMLLSGRKTVEEVAVDIQISLKGTGIIAGMTRGAQGKMPFTEAKTKGQLSRECALMLLESQAATGYIVDPAFNEKMPVDTACTRGLVDAEDRDVLLTAEAASTGFKDPFSGKLLSVGQVLKQGRIDKPTAIRLLQAQESVGGIIDPVLGVFLPKDLALDRNLIDEDLYMTLNKKPACYLDPTSGKKINYSDLKLKCKIDSVSGLLLLPGGKEKCMTVKGIRSEVTMTELVASDLLSTADLEKVYQGTLTSQDIEDRLKNYLYGSSCIAGIYDEAKDRTMSFYMAMKEGLIMRGTTLELLEAQAASGFIIDPVNNVFLTVEEAVKRGVVGNEFKKKLISAEKAVVGYTDPETGNTISLFQAIDKDLIEKGHGIRLLEAQIASGGIIDPKESHRIDVDVAYRRGYFNKEMNEILTYEGDDTKGFFDPNTKDNLTYLQLKERCIKDPKTGLVLLALRDKSKKPKDFSESRKNVLRKRRVVIVDPDTGLEMSVREAFHRELIDYDTFLDLSEQECEWEEITVKGEDGSVRVLLVDKKTGTQYDINEYLERGAIDQASLDRYRSGNITLTEFADLITQKSSSREMSITASTADDVATCTSPTQARPSSPTVRKRFNSISITLSPAEMFDDLSPVGAIFDTETLEKITISEACRRGIVDNITAQRLLEAQASTGGIINPSTGQRLSLQDAVHQTIIDEDMAPKLKASQKAFTGFEDVKSKRRMSAAEAMKEKWLPYEAGQRFLEFQYLTGGLLEPGSGRRISMEEAIRRKWLDGREAQKLQDTQNHQKNLTCPKTKLKISYKQAMDGCMVEESNGMKMLQATSISSKGISSPYNVSNPGSRSGSRQGSRAGSRRGSVDYSSSYSLSVSSSSVNRSFSNSSLS, from the exons TGTCATTGGGATCCAGAACAAAGCGTTGTTTCTGCACAGTCAGTGTCAGGAGTACCTGCAGAGAGCCCAGCATATCATCAAGACG gggggccCGGccatggaggtggagaagctgTTGTCCATGTCCTCAGAGTCTCTAGAGCAGCTGAGGAGGTGTGCCAACGACCTGCAGCAGCTGCGCGTCCCCCATGATCTCTTCAGAAG CGTGGACGAGCTGCAGCACATGCAGGGGGTCATCCAGCAGAACATGGCCGGCGGCATGGCCACCACCcagaggtggagcagaggcagCCTGACCTCCGTGGACGATTCCCGGAGCTTCAACGACGCCATGGGCTGGATCGGTCAGCAGAAA CGTCTGATTGAGACCGCGCCGTGGGGGGATGATGCTGAGGCCCTGGATCAACAGACCATCAGCCATAACAAATTCCACAACTCCATACAGAGGAGTGTGGAGGTGGACCGGGCCAGGGACGAGCTG AACATGAGCCGTGACAAGCCCAGACTCAACACACTGGAACAGGAGTGGTCCAGTCTGCag aAAATGTCGGACAAACGGTTCTCGGAGCTCCGCGAGCTGCAGGGAATCATCGAGGAGATCTCCCGGGCCATCATGTGGGTGaacgagagggaggaggaggagctggtctTCGACTGGGGAGACAAGAACATCGAGCAGTACATCCCCAGGAAGCAGGAGGGCTACTCA AAGATGATGAGTGctctggaggagaaggagaaggagctgaACAAACTCAAAACCAAGGTGGACGGCCTGCTCAACAAAAACCACCCCGCCTCCGACAAGATCGAG GCTTACATGGACACCTTGCAGACCCAGTGGAGCTGGCTGCTTCAGATCACCAAGTGCATTCATGTCCACTTGAAGGAGAACGCCGCCTACCATCAG TTTTTCAAGGAAGCCAACGAGACCTATGGCAAACTGCAGAAACAACACGAACATGTCCGGAACAAGTTCACATGCGACAAGCAGACCTCGCTGGAATCGCTCCTGGATCTCCTGAAAGACCTGGAG aaagagaaggagaagatcaTGGAGAACAAGAGGCAGGTCCAAAGTCTGGTGACCAAGTCCAAGAGCATTGTGAGGCTGAAGCCTCGTAACCCTGAGGAGAGGAGCTCCAGCACGGTGATGGTCCAGGCCCTGTGCGACTTCAAACAAGACCAG aagagCATTCTGAAGGGCAACGAGGGCATCCTGAAGGACAACTCCCAGCGCAGCAAGTGGCAAGTGACAGGCCCAGGGGGGCTGGACATGCTGATCCCCTCGGTGTGTCTGCtcatcccccctcccaaccccctGAGCATCGGGCTGGCAAACAA GAATGAGCAGTATTACGAAGCCATCATGGGCATCTGGAACCAGCTCTACATCAACATCAAGAGTCTGATCGCATGGCAGTACTGTAGCCAAGACATCAACTACATcaactccctcactctcactaTG CTGTCCAAGATGCGTCCCGATGAGTACCGGACCGTGATCAAGCGCCTGGAGACCCACTACCAGGAGTTCCTGCGCACCAGCCAGGGCTCCGAGCTGTTTggcgaggaggagcagaagaacaTCAAGGGCCAGTTCGCCTTCGCCCAGAACCACTACGACGGCCTCATCGTCCAGCTGCCCACCTACA CCCCGGCCCCAGTCGTCCCCGTGGTGAAGCCCACCGTACCGTCCCCGACGGAGACGTCGGTCAAAGTCGTGAAGGTGACCAAGGTCACCGCCCCGCCTCCCGCCCCAGCGCCCAGCACCCTGAGCCTCAGCCTGCTCAACGACCTGGACGCCCTTCGCCGGAGGCTGGAGGTCACCGAGAGCAGCCTCacctaccacctccacctgcccctGGGCGAGAACAGCGTGCGCGAGTGCTCCCTGAACCTCCAGAAGCTGCAG GTGGTGAGCAAGGACCTTGACGCCCTCCACGACGAGTACATCCGTCTGAGGGAGAGGATCCTGAAGCAGCTGGATGGGATCCCTGCCGACTCAGAGCAGGCCAAGTACCTACGCTCTCAGCTGGACTACATCAACCTGAGGATCGGAGACCTGCAAGGCCTGAACAACTCTTACTTCAACAG GCTGTCCTGCCTGAAAGGCGTGCTGCAGAACATGAACCAGGTCCAAGATGTGGTGCAGGTGAACGAGGTGCTGCTGACTGAGAAGGACACCACCTCCCTTGACACCCGCGAGGTGGACGAGTACCGATCCACCCTTAAG CAAATGAGGCTGGAGCTTGACCAGAAGAGAGACCTTCTCTCTGCCATGGACTCTGAACTGGCCTCAGCAGTGCAGTACAACAGCCAGATCTCAAGGAACTTCCACAAGTGTGACGTGGATCTGACCAAGTACGCTGAGCAGGTGGGCCAGCTTAACGACCGCTGGAGCCGCATACGGTCTCAGATTGACAGCAG aTTGTGGGACCTGGAGAAGCAGGACAAGGAGCTCAGAGATTACCATAAGAGCAGCGGTAACCTGGAGACATGGATAGACAATACCCGGATACGGCAGGACAGCCTGCAGACGGTCAAGTTCACCGACATCCCGGCTCTGATGGATCACCTCAACCAGCAGAAG GTGCTATATAATGAAATCAAAGGAAAGCATGAGAAAGTGGAAGATGTTCAGAAGGACGCAGAGATCTGTGCTTCTTCCATTAAG GACTATGAGCTACAGCTGGCCTCATACAGTGCAGGTCTGGAGACTTTGCTCAACGTTCCCATCAAGAGAACAATGTTGAAGAGCCCTGCCTCTACGGTCAGGCAAGAG GCGACAGTGCTTCACTCGAGCTACGTCGAACTCCTGACCCGCTCCGGTGACTACCATAAGTTTCTAGGAGAGATGCTCAAGAGTATGGAAGAGCTAAAG ATGAGGAACACCAGGATTGAGCTCCTGGAGGAAGAACTGAGACGTCTGAAGGAGTCCTTCCAGGACCGCAACCACAAGAACCAGTCTCTGGAGGACGCACTGGCCCGCTATAAGCTGGAGCTCAGTCAGTCCAAGGAGAAACTCATCTCTCTGGAAGAGGTGAAGATGACCTCAGTCATCCAGGTCAACGCCACCAGGGAGAGTCTGGACAGCACCCAAAACCAGCTAAAGGATCTCAATGACAAGCTGTCCCGGCTCCAGTACCAGCTGGACGAAGAGGTGCGCAAGAGGAGGCTTGCCGAAGAACGTTACACCAGTCAGCAGGAGGAGTATGAGTCCGCCGTGCGCCGCAGGCAGAAGGAGCTAGAGGAGGTGAACTGGTCGAAGATTGACCTTGAGAAGTTGGTGAAAGACAAGGAACGTGAACTAGAAAGGCTGAAGAtacagctggaggaggaggcggcgcgcCGCCGCGGGGCAGAGTCGGAGATGTCAAAG ACATCAATGATGATTCACGAATCCAAAAGCTCCTTCACTGAGCTGaagcaagagagggagggtcTGCTGAGCAAGATGAAAATGATGGAGCAAGACAAAATACGCCAGCAGCGCATTGAGGAGGAGCTCACCCGCATTAAACTCTCACTGGAGACGGAGCTCCGCAACAAGCAGCGCCTGACAGAGGAAAACACTTCTGTGCGCAAAGATCTGGCCTATTTCAAGAGCCAGTTTGAGCTGAGGGACAGCGAGAAGAGGCAGGGAGACTCTGACCGGGACAGGGCTGATCGAGAAAGGGCTTCCATGAAGAGCGAGGTGGAGAGGCTGACGAGGGAGCTGAGGACCCTTGAGGAGACATACAAGAGTCAGCGGCTGATCTCTGAAAAGGAGTCCAGGGAGATGACTTTGAGGAGACAGACACTGGAGAAAGAGATACTGATGTTGCAACAGAGACCCTCCTCGCTAAGCAGACAGACCCAGACATCCGAGAAGGTTTCAACAATAGATCCATCCAAGTTGTTGTTTGACGGAGTGCGCCGCAAAGTTACAGCCCACCAGCTCTGCGACTGCGGTATAATCAGCAAATCAACTCTAGAAATGCTTCTCAGTGGCAGGAAGACAGTAGAAGAGGTTGCTGTGGACATCCAGATAAGTCTGAAGGGTACTGGTATAATTGCTGGCATGACAAGAGGTGCCCAGGGCAAAATGCCCTTCACAGAAGCCAAAACCAAAGGTCAACTCAGCCGAGAGTGTGCCCTAATGCTATTGGAGTCCCAAGCTGCAACTGGCTATATCGTGGACCCAGCATTCAACGAAAAGATGCCTGTGGATACTGCTTGCACCAGAGGACTTGTAGATGCAGAAGATAGAGATGTTTTGCTGACAGCTGAAGCAGCCAGCACAGGATTCAAAGATCCATTCAGTGGCAAGTTGCTGTCTGTTGGTCAGGTTCTAAAACAGGGTCGCATTGACAAGCCGACTGCAATTCGTTTGCTTCAAGCTCAGGAGTCTGTTGGTGGTATCATTGACCCAGTACTTGGCGTGTTCCTGCCTAAAGATCTGGCTTTGGACCGCAACCTTATTGACGAGGACCTCTACATGACTCTGAACAAGAAGCCTGCCTGTTACCTGGATCCAACTTCAGGGAAAAAGATAAACTATAGTGATTTGAAGTTGAAGTGTAAAATCGATTCTGTCTCTGGCCTTCTTCTACTCCCTGGCGGCAAAGAAAAATGCATGACTGTGAAGGGGATTCGTAGTGAAGTTACCATGACAGAGTTGGTTGCCTCTGACCTTCTGAGTACGGCTGACCTGGAGAAAGTTTACCAGGGCACCCTCACTAGCCAAGATATTGAAGACAGGCTGAAGAACTACCTTTACGGCTCTTCCTGCATTGCCGGTATCTATGACGAGGCCAAAGACAGAACCATGTCCTTCTACATGGCCATGAAAGAAGGCTTGATCATGAGAGGGACTACCCTCGAGCTTCTTGAGGCCCAGGCTGCCTCTGGTTTCATAATTGATCCGGTCAACAATGTTTTCCTGACGGTGGAGGAGGCAGTTAAGAGAGGTGTGGTTGGGAACGAGTTCAAAAAGAAGCTGATATCTGCAGAGAAGGCTGTCGTTGGATACACAGATCCAGAAACCGGGAATACAATCTCCCTTTTCCAGGCCATTGACAAAGATCTAATTGAAAAGGGCCATGGAATTCGTCTGCTGGAGGCACAAATTGCAAGTGGTGGGATTATTGACCCGAAAGAGAGCCATCGTATTGATGTTGATGTGGCCTACAGAAGGGGCTACTTCAACAAAGAGATGAATGAGATCTTAACCTATGAAGGAGACGACACAAAAGGCTTCTTTGACCCAAACACCAAGGATAACTTGACGTATCTTCAGCTAAAGGAAAGGTGCATCAAAGATCCCAAAACAGGTCTAGTGCTCCTGGCACTGAGAGACAAGAGCAAGAAGCCCAAGGATTTTTCCGAGAGCCGCAAAAACGTGCTCAGGAAGAGAAGGGTGGTGATTGTGGACCCTGACACAGGGTTGGAGATGTCCGTGAGGGAGGCCTTCCACCGGGAGCTCATTGACTACGACACCTTCCTTGACCTGTCAGAGCAGGAGTGCGAGTGGGAGGAGATCACGGTCAAGGGAGAAGATGGATCCGTCCGCGTGTTGCTGGTGGATAAGAAAACAGGAACTCAGTACGACATCAATGAGTACCTGGAACGTGGCGCAATCGATCAAGCCTCCTTGGACAGGTACCGCAGTGGAAACATCACTCTAACCGAGTTTGCTGACCTCATAACTCAAAAAAGCAGTAGTAGAGAGATGAGCATTACAGCCAGCACGGCTGATGATGTGGCCACCTGTACCAGCCCCACCCAGGCTCGGCCATCCTCCCCAACAGTCCGCAAGCGCTTCAATAGCATCTCTATCACCCTCTCTCCCGCTGAGATGTTCGATGACCTAAGCCCCGTGGGAGCAATATTTGACACAGAGACCCTGGAAAAGATCACCATTTCGGAggcctgcagaagaggcataGTCGACAACATTACTGCACAGAGGTTGCTGGAGGCTCAGGCCAGCACAGGGGGAATTATCAACCCTTCTACTGGCCAGCGGCTTTCTCTCCAGGATGCGGTCCATCAGACAATCATTGATGAAGATATGGCTCCTAAGCTGAAAGCCTCCCAGAAGGCCTTCACCGGCTTTGAGGACGTGAAGAGCAAAAGGAGGATGTCAGCTGCCGAGGCGATGAAGGAGAAATGGCTGCCTTACGAAGCTGGCCAAAGATTTCTAGAGTTCCAGTACCTGACAGGTGGCCTGCTGGAGCCTGGCTCCGGGCGGCGTATCTCTATGGAAGAGGCCATCCGCAGGAAGTGGCTGGACGGCCGAGAAGCCCAGAAGCTCCAGGATACACAAAACCACCAGAAGAACCTGACCTGTCCCAAAACCAAGCTGAAGATCTCCTACAAGCAGGCTATGGACGGCTGCATGGTGGAAGAGAGCAACGGCATGAAGATGCTCCAAGCCACCTCCATATCCTCCAAGGGGATCAGTAGCCCGTACAACGTGTCCAACCCGGGCTCTCGCTCCGGCTCCAGGCAGGGCTCCCGGGCCGGCTCCCGTAGGGGCAGTGTGGATTACTCATCGTCGTACTCCTTGAgtgtctcttcttcttctgtcaaTAGATCCTTCAGCAatagctctctctcttaa